One window from the genome of Marinobacter sp. LV10R510-11A encodes:
- a CDS encoding DMT family transporter, whose product MRSFFYSFFVPALFVWLWSTGFIGAKYGLPYAEPFTLLLIRMLLTLGLLAGLAWVLKTRWPGWRAAGHLAVTGLLVHGCYLGGVYYAIQGGMPSGIVSLVVGLQPLVTAGVAVLVLKETVTWRQWLGLGLGLLGVTLVLLEKFGGGGHPGEGFPLWTLVWALLALAGISMGTVYQKRHGTGADLVAGTIIQYGAAAIFFAVAALMLETREVVWSVQLQLSMAWLVLGVSIGAILLLMWLIRRGAASQVASLFYLVPPVTALQAFWLFDERLGVLAIAGGIVSIIGVALVVSQRRPA is encoded by the coding sequence ATGCGATCGTTTTTCTATTCGTTTTTTGTCCCCGCCCTGTTCGTATGGCTGTGGAGCACCGGTTTTATCGGTGCCAAGTACGGCTTGCCTTATGCAGAGCCGTTCACTCTTCTGCTGATCCGAATGCTGCTAACGCTGGGCCTGCTTGCGGGTCTTGCCTGGGTGCTTAAAACTCGCTGGCCTGGCTGGCGCGCAGCGGGCCACCTTGCTGTAACCGGGTTGCTGGTTCACGGCTGTTATCTTGGCGGTGTCTACTATGCGATTCAGGGTGGGATGCCTTCGGGAATCGTCTCGCTGGTGGTCGGTTTGCAGCCGCTGGTCACCGCCGGGGTAGCCGTTCTCGTATTGAAAGAGACCGTCACATGGAGGCAATGGTTGGGGCTGGGGCTTGGCCTGCTGGGTGTCACGCTGGTACTGCTAGAGAAGTTTGGTGGGGGTGGTCATCCGGGGGAGGGCTTTCCACTATGGACACTGGTCTGGGCCCTGCTTGCCTTGGCAGGTATCTCTATGGGTACGGTGTATCAGAAGCGCCATGGCACAGGCGCAGACCTTGTGGCGGGCACCATCATTCAATACGGCGCCGCGGCCATATTTTTCGCCGTTGCCGCGTTAATGCTGGAGACCCGCGAGGTGGTGTGGTCGGTTCAGCTACAGCTTTCCATGGCCTGGTTGGTTCTGGGGGTTTCCATTGGCGCAATACTGCTGCTGATGTGGCTGATTCGCCGTGGTGCCGCTTCTCAGGTTGCTAGCCTGTTCTATCTTGTGCCTCCGGTAACGGCTCTTCAGGCTTTCTGGCTGTTCGATGAGCGTCTGGGCGTACTGGCAATTGCCGGCGGTATTGTTTCCATCATCGGCGTTGCCTTGGTGGTTTCACAGAGGCGCCCCGCTTAA
- a CDS encoding iron-containing alcohol dehydrogenase: MIVDLITPVRSKAQLAALKLITKIIPSPIPNMLLGAQSRLRLVEHMAHFGFKRVLLVTDDVLFQLGVISPIEERLNELGIETVVYSKVTPDPGFLVVENGLEVLRENGCDAVLAVGGGSSIDAAKVMALAATNSKTPRELVGILKARKRSLPLFVIPTTAGTGSEVTIGAVISDETTHVKHLVIDPKVVPLAAALDPEITAGMPKSVTADTGVDALTHCLESWISDFSTPETEFYSGAGIKLVFKYLEKVCENGQDYEARDAMALAANYGGLALNKTALGYVHAIAHQLGTQYGVPHGRANAIVLPHILEVNRHCAQARMAALARLCDLATEAETDSQAADKLIQRVNALLAALPIEREVKGINEKHFTVMAKAAMKEAHGTYAVPKYLNKKDIIKVLRVISKQTAQ; encoded by the coding sequence ATGATTGTTGACCTGATCACTCCTGTGCGCTCCAAAGCCCAACTGGCTGCGCTCAAGTTAATAACAAAAATAATACCAAGCCCAATCCCCAACATGCTTCTAGGCGCACAGTCCCGCCTCCGGTTGGTTGAGCACATGGCACACTTCGGTTTCAAGCGGGTTCTGCTGGTTACGGACGACGTACTGTTTCAGCTGGGTGTTATCAGCCCGATTGAGGAACGCCTGAACGAGCTGGGAATTGAAACGGTCGTATACAGCAAGGTGACGCCCGACCCAGGGTTTCTGGTTGTAGAGAACGGTTTAGAGGTGCTTCGCGAGAATGGCTGTGATGCCGTATTGGCAGTCGGCGGAGGGTCCTCTATTGATGCTGCAAAAGTGATGGCGCTGGCGGCCACCAACAGCAAAACACCCCGAGAATTGGTCGGTATTCTCAAGGCCCGGAAGCGATCGCTTCCTCTTTTTGTTATTCCCACGACCGCCGGTACCGGCTCAGAGGTAACCATCGGTGCCGTTATATCCGATGAAACCACGCACGTTAAACACCTCGTGATTGACCCGAAAGTGGTTCCTCTGGCAGCGGCCTTGGACCCCGAAATAACAGCTGGCATGCCTAAATCGGTAACGGCAGATACCGGCGTAGACGCCCTGACCCATTGTTTGGAATCCTGGATCAGTGATTTCTCAACACCTGAAACTGAGTTTTACTCAGGCGCCGGCATAAAGCTAGTGTTCAAATATCTGGAAAAAGTCTGCGAAAACGGCCAAGACTATGAAGCCCGTGACGCAATGGCACTGGCCGCAAACTACGGTGGCCTTGCGCTCAACAAGACGGCACTGGGCTATGTACACGCCATTGCGCACCAGCTTGGCACACAATACGGCGTGCCTCACGGCCGGGCCAATGCCATCGTTCTGCCACACATACTTGAGGTGAACAGGCACTGCGCACAGGCACGAATGGCGGCACTGGCCAGGCTGTGTGATTTGGCCACCGAAGCAGAGACAGATTCCCAAGCGGCCGACAAACTGATCCAGCGAGTCAATGCGCTGCTGGCAGCCTTGCCGATCGAACGAGAGGTAAAGGGTATCAACGAAAAGCACTTCACAGTGATGGCCAAGGCTGCCATGAAAGAGGCACACGGCACCTATGCGGTGCCTAAGTACCTGAACAAAAAGGATATTATTAAAGTTCTTCGCGTTATTAGCAAACAAACGGCACAGTAG
- a CDS encoding diacylglycerol/lipid kinase family protein has translation MTYWLVANPEAGDGQRGREFWLEQLKNAGITAPECCDFREQGWQAQVKLDDIVMVAGGDGSVNTGASLCLERNATLAVLPSGTANDFARNLALPDEPAAVCELVQQGVTQLVDVAEFGGGIFLNVAHVGLGTLPARESKGSAKKLLGRFSYGVELLRKVNAKRGFHAEIQCDQAFVRGHWLSIAVSSGAFFGGGNEIPQATADDGLLDVIAVKPRPLLQLLLTFFLVQFSGKSPKRTSTVVHLKGKRCDILTSREKTVTVDGDEAGKTPLHVVCRKHCLRVIGSTVVSTGEAEKSRPGLK, from the coding sequence ATGACCTATTGGCTGGTTGCAAATCCAGAGGCGGGCGACGGCCAGAGGGGCCGGGAGTTCTGGCTTGAACAGCTGAAAAATGCCGGCATTACAGCCCCGGAGTGTTGTGACTTCCGAGAGCAGGGCTGGCAAGCGCAAGTAAAATTAGATGACATTGTTATGGTTGCTGGCGGCGATGGTTCGGTTAACACCGGGGCCAGTTTATGCCTCGAGCGCAATGCAACGCTGGCGGTCTTACCCTCGGGCACTGCAAACGATTTCGCCCGTAACCTGGCCTTGCCGGACGAACCCGCTGCCGTGTGCGAGCTGGTTCAGCAAGGCGTAACGCAACTGGTTGATGTAGCAGAGTTTGGGGGTGGAATCTTCTTGAATGTTGCGCATGTTGGTCTGGGAACCCTTCCCGCTAGAGAGTCGAAAGGCTCTGCCAAAAAGCTGCTTGGCCGTTTCAGCTATGGCGTCGAGTTACTGCGTAAAGTGAATGCTAAACGCGGGTTTCACGCTGAAATACAGTGTGATCAGGCATTTGTGCGTGGTCACTGGCTATCGATTGCTGTATCCAGCGGGGCGTTTTTCGGGGGTGGTAATGAAATTCCGCAAGCGACGGCCGACGATGGGCTGCTAGATGTTATTGCCGTGAAACCGCGCCCGCTGTTGCAGTTGTTGCTTACCTTCTTTTTGGTTCAGTTTAGTGGTAAATCTCCCAAGCGCACCAGTACGGTTGTGCACCTGAAAGGTAAGCGCTGCGATATTCTCACCTCCCGTGAAAAAACCGTTACCGTGGATGGGGACGAAGCGGGCAAAACACCGCTGCACGTGGTGTGTCGCAAGCACTGTTTGCGGGTAATCGGGTCTACCGTGGTGAGCACGGGTGAGGCTGAAAAAAGTCGGCCGGGACTCAAGTAG
- the mtgA gene encoding monofunctional biosynthetic peptidoglycan transglycosylase — MLLLFRYVNPPTSAFILSYSVANPDKKVQQQWVGFADISPWMPLAVVASEDQRFPDHWGVDFSAIRKALAEHQAGEGLRGASTITQQTAKNLFLWNGRSFVRKTLEAGFALALDGLWPKRRILEVYLNIAEFGPGIYGVEAASRVYFGRSARQLSAEQAAQLAAVLPNPKVLSVASPSPYVRDRVFWIRGQMDQLSGLQYLKGL, encoded by the coding sequence TTGCTGCTTCTGTTCCGGTATGTAAACCCGCCAACTTCTGCATTTATTCTCAGCTACAGCGTTGCGAATCCCGATAAGAAAGTACAGCAGCAATGGGTTGGCTTTGCCGACATTTCGCCCTGGATGCCCCTTGCGGTTGTGGCTAGCGAGGATCAGCGATTTCCAGATCACTGGGGCGTTGATTTTTCGGCCATTCGCAAGGCGTTAGCTGAACACCAAGCGGGTGAAGGGCTAAGAGGGGCCAGCACCATTACCCAGCAAACCGCAAAAAATCTGTTTCTTTGGAATGGCCGAAGCTTTGTTCGCAAAACACTGGAAGCCGGTTTTGCGCTGGCTCTTGACGGGTTGTGGCCCAAGCGGCGGATTCTTGAAGTGTATTTGAATATCGCTGAGTTTGGCCCCGGTATCTACGGCGTGGAAGCTGCGAGCAGAGTTTACTTTGGGCGCTCTGCTCGCCAGTTGTCTGCCGAGCAGGCGGCGCAGCTTGCAGCAGTGCTGCCAAACCCGAAGGTGTTGAGTGTTGCGTCCCCTTCGCCGTATGTCCGGGACCGGGTGTTCTGGATTCGCGGGCAGATGGATCAGCTTTCTGGGCTGCAATACTTGAAAGGGCTTTAG
- a CDS encoding NAD(P)H-binding protein, which yields MKVLLLGATGLTGGLVLSGLLARDEVESVIVPVRKRLESVHTKLHQQEMDFDRMEDHAGLFAVDVIICCLGTTIKKAGSQEQFRKVDYGYCLKAAELGQAAGARAFILMSAIGSSSSSTIFYNRIKGELENSVKGLGYSYLSIYHPSLLLGNRPENRLGEALGAKAMPLINRVLLGPLEKYRGIEAGKVASAMVNETCSLASESVAEQVVQIREYEDIVKLSDQTA from the coding sequence ATGAAAGTGTTGTTACTGGGAGCAACCGGGCTGACCGGCGGATTGGTTCTGAGTGGGCTGCTGGCCCGCGATGAAGTTGAGTCGGTGATTGTGCCTGTCCGGAAACGCCTAGAGTCCGTTCATACTAAGCTGCACCAGCAGGAAATGGATTTTGATCGCATGGAAGACCATGCCGGCCTTTTTGCGGTAGATGTAATCATCTGCTGCCTAGGCACGACCATCAAAAAGGCTGGCTCCCAAGAGCAGTTTCGTAAAGTCGATTACGGCTATTGCTTGAAAGCAGCAGAGCTTGGCCAGGCTGCAGGTGCTCGGGCGTTTATTCTGATGTCTGCCATAGGTTCTTCTTCTTCATCGACTATTTTTTATAATCGAATCAAAGGCGAGTTGGAGAATAGCGTTAAGGGGCTTGGGTACTCCTATCTGTCGATTTATCATCCCAGCTTGTTGTTGGGGAACAGGCCTGAGAACCGACTAGGAGAGGCTTTGGGTGCTAAAGCCATGCCGCTGATCAACCGTGTTCTTTTGGGACCTCTGGAAAAGTATCGTGGCATCGAAGCGGGTAAGGTTGCCAGCGCCATGGTTAACGAGACCTGCAGCCTCGCATCTGAATCTGTTGCTGAACAGGTCGTTCAGATTCGAGAATACGAGGATATCGTTAAGCTGTCTGATCAGACAGCTTAA
- a CDS encoding GMC family oxidoreductase, with translation MPDNNKTPGLFEFDYIVVGAGTAGCLLANRLSANSENRVLLIEAGGRDNYHWIHIPVGYLYCIDNPRTDWCFRTEPAPGLNNRSLIYPRGKTLGGCSSINGMLYIRGQARDYDRWAEITGDDAWSWANCLPDFMRHEDHHGLDANSNVEHADKRFHGHGGEWRVERQRLKWQVLEDFAEAAVEAGVPRTTDFNRGDNEGVDYFEVNQRAGWRWNTSKAFLRSALTRPNLTVWHSTQVLGLEMNTEGEQPRCTGVRVASANAGKETLAIASNEVILSAGSIGSPQLLQLSGIGPSNLLQQLNIPLVADLPGVGENLQDHLQIRSVYKVSDALTLNTMANSLWGKARIGLEYLFKRSGPMSMAPSQLCAFTRSSDEYDYPNIQYHVQPLSLDAFGQPLHPFPAITASVCNLNPTSRGTVRIRSRNPLEAPAIAPNYLSTSEDRKVAADSLRVTRRIAGQPAFSKYRPEEYKPGPQYQTDEELSRLAGDIGTTIFHPVGTTRMGRTDDAMAVVDSHLRVRGVKGLRVVDAGVMPVITSGNTNSPTLMIAEKAAGWILAGD, from the coding sequence TTGCCCGATAACAATAAAACACCGGGGCTGTTCGAATTCGACTACATCGTAGTAGGCGCGGGAACAGCCGGTTGCCTGCTTGCTAACCGCCTGAGTGCCAACTCAGAAAACCGGGTGCTGCTAATCGAAGCTGGAGGGCGGGACAACTACCACTGGATTCATATCCCGGTGGGCTATCTCTACTGCATCGACAATCCGCGCACCGACTGGTGCTTCCGCACCGAACCGGCACCAGGGCTTAATAACCGATCGCTGATATACCCTCGTGGCAAAACCCTGGGCGGCTGCTCTAGCATCAACGGCATGCTTTATATCCGCGGCCAGGCAAGGGATTACGACCGATGGGCAGAGATAACCGGCGATGACGCCTGGAGCTGGGCCAATTGCCTGCCAGATTTCATGCGCCATGAAGATCATCATGGTCTGGACGCTAACAGCAATGTGGAACACGCCGACAAGCGCTTCCACGGCCATGGTGGCGAATGGCGGGTGGAGCGTCAGCGCCTAAAATGGCAGGTTCTTGAAGACTTTGCAGAAGCGGCGGTTGAGGCAGGCGTGCCTCGCACAACAGACTTCAACCGTGGCGATAATGAAGGCGTGGATTATTTCGAAGTAAACCAGCGTGCCGGCTGGCGCTGGAACACCTCCAAAGCCTTTTTGCGAAGCGCTTTGACGCGGCCCAACCTCACCGTTTGGCATTCCACCCAAGTGCTAGGGCTGGAAATGAACACCGAGGGAGAGCAACCCAGGTGCACCGGCGTGCGCGTAGCAAGTGCCAATGCCGGCAAAGAAACACTCGCAATAGCCAGTAACGAAGTTATTCTCTCGGCCGGCTCGATCGGCTCACCCCAACTCTTACAATTATCTGGCATCGGGCCGTCCAACCTGCTTCAGCAATTGAATATTCCGTTGGTCGCAGACTTACCAGGGGTAGGTGAAAATCTTCAGGATCACCTGCAGATCCGATCTGTGTATAAAGTGAGCGATGCCCTCACCCTGAATACCATGGCCAACTCTCTGTGGGGTAAGGCGCGCATTGGTCTCGAGTATCTGTTTAAACGCTCGGGCCCTATGAGCATGGCGCCTTCTCAGCTGTGTGCATTTACCCGTAGCTCGGATGAATACGACTATCCCAATATCCAATACCACGTTCAGCCCCTGAGCCTAGATGCCTTCGGCCAGCCCCTACACCCCTTCCCAGCCATTACCGCGAGCGTGTGCAACCTGAACCCCACCAGCCGAGGCACGGTGCGTATTCGTAGCCGCAATCCCTTAGAGGCTCCGGCTATCGCACCTAATTACCTCAGCACGTCGGAAGACAGAAAGGTAGCAGCTGACTCTCTGCGGGTAACTCGCCGCATAGCCGGGCAGCCGGCGTTTTCAAAGTACCGGCCGGAGGAATACAAGCCCGGGCCACAGTATCAAACCGACGAAGAGCTGAGCCGCCTGGCCGGCGACATAGGCACCACTATTTTTCATCCGGTGGGTACCACACGCATGGGGCGAACGGATGACGCAATGGCGGTGGTGGATTCTCACCTTCGGGTTAGAGGCGTAAAGGGTTTACGCGTGGTGGACGCGGGGGTGATGCCGGTGATTACCAGCGGCAACACCAATTCACCGACACTGATGATTGCAGAGAAAGCCGCAGGCTGGATTCTGGCTGGCGATTAA
- a CDS encoding ZIP family metal transporter produces MTTDINIVWLGALASLLAGLATGIGALAIFFVKSLSDRLQDSMLAGAAGVMLAASFFSLLLPGLEHGEALLGSTWAAALLVIFGILSGAGALYYIHQKLPHEHFNLGPEGPDASHVRRIWLFVIAITLHNFPEGMAVGVGFAGGDVRNGYVLAMGIGVQNIPEGLAVALSLMAIQYSRARAFTIALLTGLAEPIGGVFGAALVSLAEPIMPWTLGFAAGAMLFIISNEIIPETHRNNYKTVATFSLLVGFVVMMFLDATLG; encoded by the coding sequence ATGACTACCGATATCAACATCGTCTGGCTTGGTGCCTTAGCGAGCTTATTGGCAGGCCTCGCAACCGGCATAGGTGCCTTGGCGATATTCTTCGTCAAGTCCCTGTCTGACCGCTTGCAAGACAGCATGCTGGCAGGTGCTGCGGGCGTAATGCTGGCCGCCTCCTTCTTTTCGTTATTGCTTCCGGGGCTGGAACACGGTGAGGCACTGCTAGGTTCAACCTGGGCTGCGGCGCTGTTGGTGATATTCGGCATATTGTCTGGCGCAGGGGCTCTGTACTATATTCACCAAAAACTGCCCCACGAACACTTTAACCTTGGGCCGGAAGGCCCTGATGCCTCGCACGTACGCCGTATCTGGCTCTTTGTGATCGCCATAACACTGCATAATTTCCCAGAGGGCATGGCGGTGGGCGTTGGTTTTGCAGGGGGTGATGTGCGCAACGGCTATGTGTTGGCCATGGGTATCGGCGTTCAGAATATTCCAGAAGGCCTTGCCGTTGCACTCTCACTGATGGCCATTCAGTACTCACGGGCCCGGGCTTTTACTATCGCACTGCTGACCGGGCTGGCCGAGCCCATCGGCGGTGTATTCGGCGCTGCCTTGGTATCGTTGGCAGAGCCGATAATGCCCTGGACTCTAGGGTTTGCTGCCGGAGCCATGCTGTTCATCATCAGCAATGAGATTATTCCGGAAACCCACCGGAACAATTATAAAACCGTGGCGACCTTCTCACTGCTGGTGGGCTTTGTTGTGATGATGTTTCTGGACGCCACTTTGGGTTGA
- a CDS encoding alpha/beta fold hydrolase — MKKLVLRDGRTLAYTDLGDPQGYPLVFGHGMPGSRLQGHFFHAQALRHGFRILTPDRPGIGNSDYQPERQLLDYPNDIQQLADALSLERFSHFGWSSGGSRTLACCYTLSDRVDLGVCLSGYTNFSEYGGDHTLLEATRWPGPRLARCSPGLVRLVVQLVVGLSRRHLGLYMREAKKLVNSADRDLLRHLLQGDTFQRDQMLCLESGGKAIATDLLTELEDWGFSLKQVHTPILIFQGEEDAFVPVDYARHLAEHLPNAELTLMPSAGHLYPLAEDFQNKLFERIRQGLADTASQRRAQP, encoded by the coding sequence TTGAAAAAGCTAGTTCTTCGCGATGGCCGCACTTTGGCCTATACCGATCTTGGCGATCCGCAAGGCTACCCACTGGTTTTTGGCCATGGCATGCCGGGCAGTCGGCTACAGGGCCATTTTTTCCATGCCCAAGCGCTGCGACATGGCTTCAGGATTCTGACGCCAGACCGCCCGGGCATTGGCAACTCAGACTATCAACCCGAACGCCAGTTGCTGGATTACCCAAACGACATCCAGCAACTCGCCGACGCGCTGAGTCTCGAGAGGTTCAGTCATTTCGGCTGGTCCAGCGGAGGTTCACGCACCCTTGCCTGCTGCTACACGCTGAGCGACCGGGTGGATCTGGGCGTGTGCCTCTCGGGTTATACAAACTTTTCGGAGTATGGAGGGGACCATACTCTGCTTGAGGCAACACGTTGGCCGGGCCCACGGCTGGCCCGTTGCAGCCCAGGGTTGGTAAGGCTTGTAGTGCAGTTGGTAGTCGGCCTCTCCCGGCGCCATCTGGGTCTGTATATGCGCGAGGCCAAGAAACTGGTTAACTCAGCTGACCGCGATCTGCTTCGTCATTTGCTGCAAGGAGATACCTTCCAGCGCGATCAGATGCTTTGCCTTGAAAGCGGCGGCAAGGCGATCGCCACCGACCTGCTCACCGAGCTTGAAGACTGGGGTTTCAGTTTAAAACAAGTGCACACACCCATTCTGATTTTTCAGGGGGAGGAAGATGCGTTCGTGCCCGTGGACTATGCCCGACACCTTGCGGAACATCTTCCCAACGCAGAATTGACACTGATGCCGAGTGCCGGCCACCTCTACCCGTTAGCGGAAGACTTTCAAAACAAGCTTTTCGAACGTATCCGGCAAGGGTTAGCAGATACTGCATCACAAAGGAGAGCTCAGCCTTAA
- a CDS encoding DUF1338 domain-containing protein has product MHTDRNTLFEKLWQNYRDVTPSAAQIHRFLGAEEDHGIINDHIALRTFNLSPVGLESLAEHFLALGYRQGGEYHFEGKKLYARHYEHEDPEAPRVFISELLTEQCSPELQATVKKLVEEMTKEQVTADDFLYSGRHWDLDYDTYRKLLDESEYAAWLAAWGYRANHFTVSVNHLQNFETVADINQLLKDNGFTVNASGGEVKGSPEDLLEQSSTMADRVPVQFSDRDMTIPSCFYEFALRYPMPDGSLYNGFVAASADKIFESTNASM; this is encoded by the coding sequence ATGCATACTGACCGCAATACCCTGTTCGAGAAGCTCTGGCAGAATTATCGAGACGTTACGCCGTCGGCTGCGCAAATACACCGCTTTCTGGGTGCCGAAGAAGACCACGGGATTATTAACGACCATATCGCTCTACGAACGTTCAACCTGTCACCGGTTGGTCTGGAATCTCTTGCGGAGCACTTTCTTGCTCTGGGATACCGCCAAGGGGGTGAATACCACTTTGAAGGCAAAAAACTCTATGCTCGGCACTATGAGCATGAGGACCCGGAAGCGCCCAGGGTGTTCATTTCAGAGCTGCTGACAGAACAGTGTTCACCGGAGCTTCAAGCTACGGTGAAAAAACTGGTAGAAGAGATGACAAAAGAACAGGTTACCGCAGACGACTTTTTGTATTCAGGCAGGCACTGGGATTTGGATTACGACACCTACCGAAAGCTGCTAGATGAAAGCGAATATGCAGCTTGGCTCGCTGCTTGGGGCTACCGCGCGAATCATTTCACCGTAAGCGTTAATCACCTGCAGAACTTTGAGACAGTCGCCGATATAAACCAGCTTTTGAAAGACAATGGCTTTACGGTGAATGCTTCTGGTGGGGAAGTAAAAGGCTCGCCTGAAGACCTGCTTGAGCAGTCATCCACCATGGCCGACCGGGTTCCGGTTCAGTTCAGTGATCGGGACATGACGATTCCCAGCTGTTTTTATGAATTTGCACTGCGCTATCCAATGCCCGACGGCAGTCTTTACAACGGGTTTGTCGCCGCCTCTGCAGACAAAATCTTTGAGAGTACCAACGCCAGCATGTAA
- a CDS encoding arginine N-succinyltransferase, which yields MIIRPITDRDLDTLFQIATESGSGFTSLMPDKDALAQKIAHSMASFERRVSCPGDEHYLFVLEDETTGDILGTTAIEASAGHTQPLYHFRRNTVTHHSRDLDLRRSVETLTRCNHYTGYSEICSLYLRPEFRRANAGKLLSRVRFLFMALHPERFSDKVIAEMRGVSNAAGQSPFWDWLKAHFVDMEFGRATHLVGAGYTDFIDELMPSHPLYTCLMSPEAQAVLSQVHDHTRPALRILEAEGFQHKGLIDLFDAGPTVECALADIRSVKSSAPCTVQIGGASMRTSMRASSDDEPANYQHNQPILITNTGTADFRATITSEVSAHPSPEKADSALANTLIVSPALATKLRLSDGEPSRFLPLNQAAPALIRSTATELNYAY from the coding sequence ATGATCATTCGACCAATTACCGACAGGGATCTGGACACCCTGTTTCAAATAGCCACGGAATCCGGCTCGGGGTTTACATCACTGATGCCCGACAAAGATGCTCTGGCACAAAAAATCGCTCACTCAATGGCTAGCTTTGAGCGTCGGGTGTCATGCCCTGGCGACGAGCATTACCTGTTCGTACTAGAAGATGAAACCACCGGAGACATCCTCGGCACCACCGCAATAGAGGCAAGTGCAGGGCACACTCAGCCGCTTTATCATTTCCGCCGTAACACGGTTACCCATCATTCCCGGGATCTTGATCTTCGCCGAAGCGTGGAAACCCTCACTCGCTGCAACCATTACACCGGCTATTCTGAAATCTGCTCGCTTTATCTGCGACCGGAGTTCCGCCGCGCCAATGCGGGAAAACTGCTTTCCCGAGTGCGCTTCCTATTTATGGCTCTTCATCCTGAACGCTTTTCAGACAAAGTCATTGCCGAGATGCGCGGCGTTTCCAATGCCGCTGGCCAATCGCCTTTCTGGGACTGGCTGAAAGCCCACTTCGTTGATATGGAATTCGGCCGGGCAACTCATTTAGTGGGAGCAGGCTATACAGATTTCATTGATGAGCTGATGCCTTCCCATCCGCTCTATACTTGCCTGATGAGCCCAGAAGCCCAGGCGGTTCTCAGCCAAGTACACGACCACACCCGGCCAGCCTTGCGGATACTGGAAGCAGAGGGTTTTCAACACAAAGGGCTCATCGACTTGTTCGATGCTGGGCCAACCGTTGAGTGTGCCCTGGCTGACATTCGCAGCGTGAAATCCTCTGCGCCATGCACTGTCCAAATTGGCGGCGCTAGCATGAGGACTAGCATGAGAGCTAGCAGTGACGATGAACCTGCTAACTACCAACACAACCAACCAATCCTGATTACCAACACAGGAACGGCAGACTTCCGGGCAACCATCACATCTGAAGTATCTGCCCATCCAAGCCCCGAAAAAGCAGATAGCGCGCTGGCAAATACACTGATTGTCTCCCCTGCCCTTGCTACAAAGCTGCGCCTTAGCGACGGCGAGCCCTCCCGATTTCTGCCTTTAAATCAGGCAGCACCCGCACTAATTCGAAGCACGGCCACGGAGTTAAACTATGCATACTGA
- a CDS encoding Lrp/AsnC family transcriptional regulator yields MIGSADQKLIMLLRQNARASITDLAKALHLSRSTVQNRIARLEASGVIAGYSVQLGGVFLASQVEAHVSIKVAQKLTARTNSVLESISQVSQLFSVSGEYDLIAIVQAQSLEELSTVLDEIGNLDGVERTNSAVVLETRFRR; encoded by the coding sequence ATGATTGGGAGCGCAGACCAAAAGCTAATTATGCTGCTACGGCAAAACGCCAGAGCCAGCATTACGGATCTGGCCAAGGCCTTGCACCTGTCGCGATCAACGGTGCAAAACCGGATAGCGCGGCTGGAGGCCAGCGGCGTGATTGCGGGGTACTCTGTGCAATTGGGTGGGGTTTTTTTGGCGAGCCAAGTGGAGGCACACGTGTCTATAAAAGTCGCCCAGAAACTAACAGCGCGAACCAATTCTGTACTTGAGAGCATCAGCCAAGTATCGCAACTGTTCTCGGTAAGCGGCGAGTATGATTTGATAGCGATTGTACAGGCGCAGTCTCTGGAGGAGCTGAGTACCGTATTGGATGAAATCGGGAACCTTGATGGCGTTGAGCGCACTAACTCAGCCGTGGTGCTAGAAACCCGCTTTCGGCGCTGA